In a single window of the Nycticebus coucang isolate mNycCou1 chromosome 13, mNycCou1.pri, whole genome shotgun sequence genome:
- the LOC128563373 gene encoding uncharacterized abhydrolase domain-containing protein DDB_G0269086-like produces the protein MTGRRPLGRVLRKAVYACLQHGKCSGGRQDCAQPLALSLFLEVAQPTPACGSPAPGVSFAEHVFPSRTRSSHLLRTAPCPRTVHPRKEFGPVSATALAKYTSSSCIKVGWCDWQLQSTWQCLVNLGKFSSYQAVQSGLEGLAGFPTENRDISIDRRAKSCLVEGEDLQQEDSAPVGEPHLEDDRFLMAPDVHDKSETLEPETFHEDSQDYHQDLEEKTYEQEAPDSSEPLVADGRLQHDEDGVTYQDYDEKVYEPLENEPSENEPLENEPLENEPLENEPLENEPLENEPLENEPLGNEPSENNPVENELSENEPSEKERIEISDTTVYSVEDSNVIAEEVTVPLVEEQQEVPPDT, from the exons ATGACGGGAAGGCGGCCCCTGGGGAGGGTGCTCAGGAAGGCTGTGTATGCCTGTCTGCAGCACGGGAAGTGctcaggagggaggcaggactgtgCCCAA CCACTGGCCTTGTCCCTTTTCCTTGAAGTGGCCCAGCCTACCCCTGCCTGTGGCAGCCCTGCCCCTGGGGTATCTTTTGCCGAGCACGTGTTTCCCTCCCGCACCCGATCTTCACATCTCCTCAGGACGGCTCCCTGCCCCAGGACAGTACATCCCAGGAAGGAATTCGGTCCGGTATCTGCCACGGCTCTAGCAAAATATACCAGTTCCTCGTGTATCAAAGTGGGATGGTGTGACTGGCAGCTGCAGAGCACTTGGCAATGTCTAGTTAACCTCGGGAAGTTCTCTTCATACCAGGCTGTCCAAAGTGGCTTGGAAGGCTTGGCTGGTTTCCCTACTGAAAATAGGGACATTTCCATTGATCGGAGAGCTAAATCCTGCTTAG TTGAAGGAGAAGACTTGCAGCAAGAAGACAGTGCCCCGGTGGGAGAACCACACCTGGAGGATGACCGCTTCCTCATGGCCCCTGACGTACACGATAAATCTGAGACCCTGGAACCTGAAACATTTCATGAAG ATTCACAGGACTACCATCAGGATTTGGAAGAGAAGACATATGAACAGGAAGCTCCGG ATTCCAGTGAACCATTAGTAGCTGATGGAAGATTGCAGCACGACGAAG atggtgTAACATACCAAGACTATGATGAAAAAG tatatGAACCTTTGGAAAATGAACCTTCAGAAAATGAACCTTTGGAAAACGAACCTTTGGAAAACGAACCTTTGGAAAATGAACCTTTGGAAAACGAACCTTTGGAAAATGAACCTTTAGAAAATGAACCTTTGGGAAATGAACCTTCAGAAAACAATCCTGTGGAAAATGAACTTTCAGAAAATGAACCTTCAGAAAAGGAAAGGATAGAAATCTCAG ATACTACTGTATACAGCGTAGAAGATTCAAATGTAATTGCAGAAG aagtCACTGTTCCTCTGGTAGAAGAACAGCAGGAAGTCCCACCAg